A portion of the Haemophilus influenzae genome contains these proteins:
- a CDS encoding methionine biosynthesis PLP-dependent protein: MTQQYAIDTLLAQAGNRSDERTGAVSAPIFLSTAYGHCGIGESTGFDYTRTKNPTRTVLEETIAKLENGDRGFAFSSGMAAIQVLMTLFTAPDEWIVSSDVYGGTYRLLDFSYKNNNSVKPVYVNTASASEIEAAINPNTKAIFIETPSNPLMEECDVVEIAKLAKKHNLMLIVDNTFLTPVLSRPLDLGADVVIHSGTKYIAGHNDALVGLIVAKGQELCDRIAYIQNGAGAVLSPFDSWLTIRGMKTLSLRMKRHQENAQAIAEFLRAQPQVESVLYPNKGGMLSFRLQDEAWVNIFLKSIKLITFAESLGGTESFITYPATQTHMDIPESERVARGITNTLLRFSVGIEDVEDIKADLLQAFANLK; this comes from the coding sequence ATGACACAACAATATGCTATTGATACTTTATTAGCTCAAGCTGGCAATCGCAGTGATGAGCGTACGGGCGCGGTTTCTGCACCAATTTTTCTTTCTACGGCTTATGGTCATTGTGGTATCGGTGAAAGTACGGGATTTGATTACACACGTACCAAAAATCCAACTCGCACAGTATTAGAAGAAACGATAGCTAAATTAGAGAATGGAGATCGTGGTTTTGCTTTTTCTTCTGGGATGGCTGCAATTCAAGTTTTGATGACACTTTTTACCGCCCCAGATGAATGGATTGTTTCTAGCGATGTGTATGGTGGTACTTATCGATTATTAGATTTTTCTTATAAAAATAACAATAGTGTAAAACCTGTTTATGTTAATACAGCATCTGCTTCAGAAATTGAGGCTGCCATTAACCCAAATACGAAAGCGATTTTTATTGAAACCCCATCAAATCCTTTAATGGAAGAATGTGATGTGGTTGAAATTGCAAAACTTGCGAAAAAACATAACTTAATGTTGATCGTGGATAATACGTTTTTAACGCCTGTGCTTTCTCGTCCGTTAGATTTAGGTGCTGATGTGGTAATTCACAGTGGAACTAAATATATTGCTGGTCATAATGATGCACTTGTTGGTTTAATCGTTGCAAAAGGGCAAGAACTTTGTGATCGCATTGCTTATATTCAAAATGGTGCAGGTGCGGTGCTTTCTCCTTTTGATTCTTGGCTGACTATTCGCGGTATGAAGACCCTTTCTTTGCGTATGAAACGCCATCAAGAAAATGCACAAGCCATTGCGGAATTTTTAAGAGCTCAACCACAAGTGGAATCGGTGCTTTATCCGAATAAAGGTGGAATGTTGTCTTTTCGTTTACAAGATGAAGCTTGGGTTAATATATTCTTAAAATCCATCAAATTGATTACTTTTGCAGAAAGTCTAGGCGGCACAGAAAGTTTTATTACTTATCCTGCCACTCAAACTCATATGGATATTCCAGAATCCGAGCGTGTAGCTCGTGGGATTACTAATACCTTGTTGCGTTTTTCAGTCGGTATTGAAGATGTAGAAGA